GCTTCGTCCCAAGCCCGGCACCAGGCGTGAGCGTGGGTGCCGCGGATCACGGTTTCTCCCGTTTCTTGATTCCGCTCCACGACCGCAAAGCCCGAGACGTAGCGCGTGGGAATGCCCGACTCACGTAACAACAAGGCGGCTGAGGTGGCGAAGAATTCGCAATGCCCGGCGCGGGTGTACTGGAGGAAGGTGGCGATCAGGGTCCGGTCTTCATCCCTCAGCACGGACCGCAACCGTTTGTTCTGGCGCAGCAAACCCTCCAAATCCCGGGGAACCGAATTGTATTTCGAATAACGGAAGTTCGATAGGAAGTATTCCCGCAAGCGCTCGATCCGCTCAATGGTACTGCCATCGCGGAGACCCAGCTCGTCCACGATCTCCGCGAGCACCTTCGCCTCTTTGGGCGGAATCGAGAGGTCGGGTTGAACCAATCTCCACTTGGGCCGACCCGAGGGAATCATCGATCGCCACGGCCAAGGCCGACCTTGGAACTTCCCATCCCGGAGGAGGTTCCGCTCGGCGTCGGAAAGATGGATCACGCTCCAGCCGCGATTCCTACCTGAAGGCTTCGTGTCAAAGGCACGGATCGATCCCATCCGGGAATAAGCCTTTCCCTCGGAAACAATGGATTCCCAAGGCGGGGCCTCGGTAGCGAACTCGTCCCCCCAGAGCACCCTGGCATCGCTCACCGGTTGGGACGGTTTGATCTTAAAAGTGCCGAAAGAGTTCCGCTCCAATTCCTCGAAAGCAAACTGGTGGAGGCTGGCCGCATTCGCTGGCAGAGGGAAGAGGCCACCGCGATCAGGGACCACGCCGCGGATCTTGAAACGGTTGAGCTGCGGATCGATCGCTACGCTTTGATTCGGCAATCCGGGCGGGCAGATCTGGAAGCTGTCCTCCGGGTCGTCGGGATTTGCGGGATTGCCCAGTTCGGGGAGGGCTTCGAAGTCCTTCGCATCGGTATTCCGATCGCGCGGGATCTGGGCCTGCCAAACCGTCCCGGAATAGGTGTTGTACGATGCCACCCGTAGCAGACGGGGAAGCGGACCTTTTTCCTGAATGAGCCGCCAAACAACCTCGGGAGACTGCTTGAGCTTTCCCATGTCACCGATGGAGGTATTCCTTTCGCGGGCATTGTTCAGGGTCGGATCACTGTCCGGCGAAGAGTTCCCCGTAGTGGCATACATGTAGAGCGCGGTAAGGCCCCTTTGGCCACCGATCCCCCCGAGAGCACAGAGCAAAAGGACAACAACCGTCGCCAATCCCACCGACTTCCAATTCATGGAGACGAAGGCCCAGAAGACGATGAGGATCAGCCCGGGGTAGAACCAAGGAGCACCTGCATTCTCGCCTAGGCTACAGGCGAGCAAAATCCCGCAAAGGTAGGCATAGCCGAAGCTGAAGCGGACTTCCCGATAAGGAAGGCCATGCGCCAAGGCGTGAGCGCGGCGGCGGCGCACCATCATCGAGAAAGTGGAAAGCGGCAAAGTACGAGAAGTCCCGTAGGACTGCACGAACTGCAGCGGAAACATGATCACCGGCAGCCAGGTGAAGACGCGCGACATGGCGGTAAGCCGGGAGCCGCCCTGCAGGAGCACCAGCACCATGGCCATCACCAGAAAGAGCACGGCAAGCCGCCATGCAACCAGCGCGGCCTTTTCCCCGAAGGCCCAGCGCACGCGGGTCCAATTCGCCCCTTCGATCAGGAGCGCGCAGATCAAGCCGGGAACAACCCGCTCCGTGATGGCCGCCCAGAACAAGATCGCCAAGCCAAGCAGATAGCGTGGAGGTCCCTGGGTCACGTCAGGTAGGGAGCCGGGCTGGGGTTCATGGCTGGAGCTTCGCACAGTTCGTGGGGGTCGCCAAATTCAGAGCTGCCGGGGAAGGCGCATGAGATCCTTTTCCAGCTCCGCATGCCGGAGGAAATGGCAGCGCGGCGCGGCAGCATGCTTGTCCCGGACGATGATCAGGGCGGAGGTTTCGATTCCGGCGCGGTTGAGGCGGGTCAGGAATTTTGCGCGGCTTTCCGACCAACCGGAAAACACACACAGGCAGCCGGCAAGGTCCTCGCCATGACGAAGCACCAGCCTTGCCAACGATTCGAAGTCTTCCTCGGAAGAACTCTCCACGCCGGCGAGCACCTCGAGCAGGGTCTCCGCCCGTGCGATGCCTTGGCCGGCGGTGATGACGCGCTCGTGGCCGGCGATGAACATCAGGTCGATCAGCGATTCCTTGGCATCGACCGCCACGACAAAGGAGGCGGCGACCGAGACTGCGTCCTCGAAGAGGTCTGCATCCACGGGATCCGGGAAGGTATCGAGGATCAGCCCGTGGCGCGGGAAGAAGGTGTCCTCGAGTTCCTTTACCACCGGCTTCCCGGTGCGGGCCCACGTGGCCCAGTGGATGAGGCGGAGAGGATCGCCGGGCTGGTAATCGCGCAGGCCGGTGAACTCCCCCGTGGCACCCGCGTGCTTGGCCACGGCTTCGCCGCCGGGCTGGAAACGCGCGCTGCCGGGAAGCTCGAAGTGGGGCAAGGGAAAGCGCCGGGGCAGCACGGCGAGGCTGGAAGCCGCGGCGGAAATCTTCTGGCAGCGCTGGAAGAGTCCGAGAGGGTCCGGGAGCAGGACGCGCAGGTCATTCATGCGGATGACCCCGCGACGAAGGGGGGTCAGGGTGACCGCGACCTTGGTGAAGCCGCCCGGCTTCAGCCGCCGCACGAGGACACCGCGCCCGCCTTCAAAGAGCAGGCGGGATTCCGCAAGCCAGTTCCACCGATACCAAGCCAAGCGACGATCGAAGACGTTCCGCTCCTCTTCACCGGGTTCACGGCTGCCGAAATAAACCGCCATGGACGGGCGAGGGTCCGGCGGGGTCTCGATGAGTTCGAAGCGCCGCAGCGATCGCTTGCGAAGATTGCGGACGGAAATGTGATAGGTGAGCTCCTGACCTGCGGTCGCATGGGCGGGCAGATCCCGCAGAGCCTCCAGCTTCGCGCGCCGGAAAGGCAGGGAAAGCAGGGCAACGACCGAGAGCGAGCAAGCCAAGGCGAAGGACTGATAGACCGATGCTTCCGGATTTCCCGCGGCAGCCCCTGCGGAAACGACGATGACGAGGAGAACGCCGATACCCGTCGGACGAATGCGACGCTTCAGGAAGAAATTGAAGGCCGTGCCGAGTGAGTAGGTCCGGTACTGGAAGCGCTGGAGGAATGACCAAGGGCCGGTCTTTTTCACCGGTGGGCGGATTCCTGGTGGCGGCTGGGGTGGCATCGGCGCTTTCCCGAAAACTTCATCGGCTTCCGGGCAGACGCCAAGGGGAAAACCTTTGGGGCGGGGAAAGGAGGGCTGAATCCGCGCCTGTTCCGCCTGCTATAACAAAGAAATTAACAGGCGAGGAGGGGGAACGTCGAACGTCGAACTTCCAACATTGAACGTCGAAGTGAGGAGGTTGAAGGCGGGTCGAAAGCATGCTGGTGGGAAGTTTGGCGCATGCGCAGGTAGGGTTCTACTGCCAAGGAGCGTCCCATTGGGGTTTGGGTGGAGGAGGGCGTGTGCAGACCACCCTTGCCTACCATCCAAGCGAGCCGGGAGGCTCGCGGTCCCAGGGAGCATCCGGTATTTCGGAGCCGGAGGTGTAAACGATGTCCCCATACAGGTGTTAACCCTGTACCCGTTCTGTGAAGGGGCGCTTGTTCCTACCCTGGAAAAGAAAAAGGGCGCTGCTCGCGCCCCTTTCCTTGAATCTATGTCGCCGAGGGAAGGATCAAGCGTGGTACTCCTGGATCGACTTCACGGTGAGCTCCTTCTCCTTGAGGGAGCGGATGGCTTTCACGGAGGCGACGGCGGCTGCGAGGTTGGTGCAGTGGCTGACCTTGTTCGCGACGGCACCAGAGCGGATCTTCACTTCATCCTCGCGGGCGGCGTGGCCGCTCGGGGTGTTGATGATGAAGCTGATTTCCCGGTTCTTCATCATGTCGATGACGTGCGGGCGGCGGCCTTCGTTGAGCTTGTAGAGGCGGTGGCAGGGGATGTTCTCCGCCTGGAGGCGGTCACAGGTGCCGCCGGTGGCGTAGACCTGGAAGCCGAGGTCGACGAGCTCGCGGGCGATGCCCATGGCTTCCGGCTTGTCGCGGTCGGAGACGGAGAGGAAGACATTCCCGGAGGTGGGCAGCGGGTTGAAAGCGCTGGTCTGGCTCTTCGCGTAGGCCATGCCCCAATCCGGGTCGATGCCCATGACTTCACCGGTGGAGCGCATTTCCGGGCCGAGGACGATGTCGATGCCGGGGAAGCGGTTCCACGGGAAGACGGCTTCCTTCACGGAGAAGTGCGGCGGGATGACGGTCTCGGTGAAGCCGAGCTCCGGCAGGGTCTTCCCGACCATGATCTGCGCGGCGTACTTCGCGAGCGGCACCCCGGTGGCCTTCGAGACGAAAGGCACGGTACGGGAAGCCCGCGGGTTCACTTCGATCACGTAGAGCTGTTCGTCCTTCACAGCGAACTGGATGTTCATCAGGCCCTTCACCTGAAGCTCGCGGGCGAGTTCCTTTGCGGCGCGGGTGATCTCGGCCTTGATGGCATCGGAGAGCGAGTAGGCGGGAATCACACAGGCGGAGTCCCCGGAGTGAATGCCGGCCTGCTCGATGTGCTGCATGATGGCACCTACGACGGCCATCGTACCATCCGAGATGCAATCGACGTCCACTTCGGTGGCGCCTTCGAGGAAGCGGTCGACGAGCACCGGGCGATCCGGAGAAACGTCCACGGCCTCGCGCATGTAGCGGCGCAGTTCGGGCTCTTCGTAAACGATCATCATCGCGCGACCGCCGAGGACGAAGGACGGGCGGACCAACACAGGATAGCCGATGCGATTGGCGATGGCAGCGGCCTCGTCTTCGGAGACGGCAGTGCCGGCTTCCGCCTGCTTCAGGCCGATCTTATCAAGGAGCGCGGAGAAGTGCTTGCGGTCTTCGGCGAGCTCGATGCTTTCCGGAGAGGTGCCGATGATCGGCACGCCGTGGCGCTTGAGGTCCGCGGCGAGATTCAGCGGGGTCTGGCCACCGAACTGCACGATCACGCCATCCGGCTTCTCCTGGTCACAGATATTGAGAACGTCTTCCAAGGTCAGCGGCTCGAAGAAGAGCTTGTCCGAGGTGTCGTAGTCGGTCGAAACCGTTTCCGGGTTCGAGTTCACCATGATGGTCTCGTAGCCGAGTTCCTTCAGGGCGAAGGCGGCGTGGACGCAACAGTAGTCGAACTCGATGCCCTGGCCGATGCGGTTCGGGCCACCACCGAGAATGATGATCTTCTTCTTGTCCGACTCACGGGCTTCGTTTTCGTCACCGTAGGTGGAGTAGAAGTAAGGCGTGTAAGCTTCGAACTCCGCGGCGCAAGTATCCACGAGGCGGTAGGTCGGGATGATGCCGCGGGCCTTCCGCTCGGCGCGGATGGTGTCCTCCGTCGGGACATCCACGACGGCGCCTTCGGGCTCGGCACGCGGCGGTGCGCCGGCTGGCTGATCCTTCTCACCGTGGATGGAGGCATCATGGATGGCAGGCGCGTGGGCGCGGGCCATGGCGATCTGGCGGTCGGAGAAACCGAGGCGTTTGGCATCCTTGAGATCGAGGGTCGCGAGGTTCTTGCCCTCATCGGCGATCTCCTTGAGGTGATGGAGGAACCAAGGATCGATGGCGGTCGCTTCGAAGACTTCATCGATGGTCCAGCCATTCACAAAGGCGGTCTGGAGCCAGAAGATGCGCTCGGCATTCGGCACGGCGAGCTTGCGCTCGATCTCATCGCGAGAGGCGCCGTGCATGTCCTTCTTGTCGAAGCCAAAGCCCCAGCGGCCGGTTTCCAGCGAGCGGAGTGCCTTCTGCATCGACTCCTTGAAGGTGCGGCCGATCGACATGGCCTCGCCCACGGACTTCATGGAGGTGGTGAGCACCTGGTTCGCCGTCGGGAATTTCTCGAAAGTGAAGCGCGGGACCTTGGTGACCACGTAGTCGATGGTCGGCTCGAAGGAGGCCGGGGTTTCGCGGGTGATATCGTTCGGGAGTTCGCCGAGGGTGTAGCCGACGGCGAGCTTGGCCGCGATCTTCGCGATCGGGAAGCCGGTGGCTTTTGAAGCCAGAGCCGAGGAGCGAGAGACGCGCGGATTCATCTCGATGACGATCATGCGGCCGGAGACCGGATCGATGGCGAACTGGATATTCGAGCCGCCGGTCTCGACGCCGATCTCACGGATCACGGCGAAGGAGGCATCCCGCATGATCTGGTATTCGCGGTCGGTGAGGGTCTGGATCGGGGCCACGGTGATCGAGTCACCGGTGTGCACGCCCATGGGGTCGATGTTCTCGATCGAGCAGATGACCACGCAGTTGTCGGCGCGGTCGCGCATGACCTCCATCTCGTATTCCTTCCAGCCGAGGAGGGATTCCTCGATGAGGACTTCCGAGACCGGGGAGAGATCGAGGCCGCGGAAAACGATCTCCTCGAACTCCTCGCGGTTGTAGGCGATGCCGCCGCCCTGGCCGCCGAGGGTGAAGGCCGGGCGGATGATGAGCGGGAAATTCTTGCCGGTGTAGGCGGCGATTTGCTCGGCCACGGCGCGGCCTTCCTCCATCGTGTGGGCGGTGCCGGACTGCGGCACGTCCAGACCGATCTTCAGCATCGCATCCTTGAAACGCTGGCGGTCCTCGCCTTTGTCGATGGCATCGGCATTCGCGCCGATCATCTTCACGTTGTGCTTGTCCAGTACGCCGGACTTGAAGAGGGACATCGAGGTATTGAGCGCCGTCTGGCCGCCGAGGGTCGGCAGCAGGGCGTCCGGCTTCTCGCGGGCGATGATTTTTTCGACGACTTCCGGCGTGATCGGCTCGATGTAGGTCCGGTGGGCGAACTCCGGATCGGTCATGATGGTGGCCGGATTCGAGTTCACCAGGACGACCTCGTAGCCCTCCTCGCGCAGGGCCTTGCAGGCCTGAACCCCGGAATAGTCGAACTCGCATCCTTGGCCGATGACGATGGGACCGGAACCGATGACGAGAATCTTGTGGATCGAGGTATCTTTAGGCATGGCGGGACGGAGCTAGCTGGCGGGCGTGCGGAGGCTAAATTTCGGGGTGTTTCGCAGGGTCAGCCGGGGATGTAAAGGGTTGGATTGGCTCGATTTTAGTCAGCCATCCCAAAGCGTCCGCTCCAAGCGGGCCTCCAGTCCCCTCCCCTAACGCCTTTCCAAGCCGGGAGGCCGCCAATCCTTCTTCATCGGACTGATCGCCGGGGTGGCGGGGGCGGCCGGTGCGGCGGAATTCTCCGGGGGTGTGGAGGGAGCCAGGCCTTGCGAGTGACTCCGGAAGGCCTTCCGAAGCTCTTCATGCTCCATCTGGCCCAGCTCCCGCTGGACCATCTTTCCGTCCCGATAAAAGCGGATTTCCGGCAAGTCGGAGACATTCTCCGACGCCGCAAAAGCCTTCGAGCGCTCGGAATCGATCTTTGCGACCACGGCGGTGGAGGAAAATTCTCCTGCCGTCTTGGCCAGGACCGGCTCCATTTCCTTGGAAACGCCGCACCAGTCCGCGACGAAGACCACGACCACCAGCTTTCCCGGGGTCTGGGTGAAGGGCTCGTAGGAAGCGGCGTCGATCTCGGTGAGGGGAACCGGAGCGGAGCTGGCAGCGGACGCGTCCTTTCTGGCGGTGGCCGCCATCAATTGCTTGGCCTTTTCACATGAGGCGGCGGTGAGGACCGCGACAAGACTCAGGCCAAGGAATGCTCTCATGGTGGAATCCGGTGCTCAGGGATTGCCCGGTGCCGCCGGCTTCTTGGCGGGCGTCATGTCGAGAACCGGCTGGCCACGATCCCGCTGCATTCCGGGAACCTCCGGCAACCAATTTTTGTCCATGCGCTTCACGCCGACGGTCAGCATTTCATCGATTTTGGCTTCGACGATCTTCGGATCCGTTTGACCCACAAGATCTCCGATCTTCCGGCCCTCCGCGTGGAAATCGAGGTGACCGGCGAATTTTGTCAGATCGTGTCCCACGCCTGCGGCAGTGGCGAGTTCCTGTTCGGCTTCGATATCAAGTTCCGCGAGCTGGATTTTCTCATGGTACTTGTCCTTTTTCAGTTTTTCGAGGACCTGCTCGAGCTTTCCGGACTCTGCATTTCCGGAGACGCGGAGATTCGTGATGGTGATCACCCCCTGCTTCCCCTGGACTTCTTTGATGTTCTCCTTGGTGACCTTTATCGTGGTGCTGCCGAGGGAGGTGCTGCCGAAATTCTCCGGCATCACGAAAAAGTAGCCGCCTGCGGCCGCACCGCCGATCAGGAGGAGGATGAAAATGCGGCGGATCCATGCGCCCGTTTGTTGGGAGGACATGCGTCGGAAGTTATGGGGACAATTAAGAAACGCGAACCATTTTAGCCATTATCGTCCTCCATGGCCGGCTTCGGAAAGAAGGTTCTCCCCCCATTGCCAGCGAGGCACTCCGATGCTAGGCATCGCGGCATGTATCGAGCCCTGCTCCCGCTGCTGCTGGCCGGCAGCCTTCACGCCGCGGAGGAAAAGAAGATCGTGGCGATCTATGACCTTGAGGACGAGCTATCCGAATCCGGCCGCTCCAAGGCGTCGCTGCTGGGGATGGACATGGAGGCGACCCGTCCGCTGACGCTTTTCGACATCACGCGAAGCCTCACGAAGGCGGCCGGCGATCCGGAGGTGAAGGCGGTGGTGCTGGATGCGGACGATGCCAAGCTGAGCCTCTCCCAGATCGAGGAGATCCACCGCCGCCTGAAGGAGGTGCGCGCCGCGGGCAAGGATGTGTGGGTGTATAGCGATAGCCTGAGCAATGCGACGGCGCTGCTGGGTGCGGCGGCCAATCATTTCACGCTGATGCCGGAGGGCGATGTGTCCTTCAGCGGGATTTATGCGGAGTCGATGTACTTCAAGGGCCTGCTGGACAAGGCGGGCGTGGTGGCGGATGTGATCCACATCGGCGACTTCAAGAGCTTCGGCGAGGAGTTCTACCGGACGGGTCCGAGCGAGTTCGCGCAGAAGCAGCAGGAAGAACTCATTGGCGGGATCTACGACCAGATCGTGGGTCGGGTGGCGGAAGGACGGAAGATTTCACCGGAGACGGTGAAGGGGCTGATCGACAAGGGTACCTTCACGACGAAAGAGGCGAAGGATGCCGGACTGGTGGATGAGCTGAAGCACCGCACGGACTTCAATGCGGCGGTGAAGGCGGCCTACGAGGGCGCGAAATTCGACCGCGAGTATTCGCTGCCTGATCTGGATGGCCCGGAGATCACGGGGCTGATGGACATCTTCAAGCTGATGTTCCAAGACGAGAGGTCGAAGGCGGGCAAGGTCGACTATGTGGCGGTGGTGGCGCTGGATTCCGATATTTCGGATGAAACGATCGCTCCGGTGCGCAACGAGATCCTGAAGCTGATGAAGGATCCGCACGCGAAGGCACTGGTGCTGCGCGTGGATTCACCCGGCGGCTCGGCACTCTCCAGCGAGGTGCTGTGGGAAGCGACGGACGAGTGGAAGGCGACGAAGCGGCCCTTCATCGTTTCGATGGGCGGCGTGGCGGCGAGTGGTGGCTACTATGTTTCCGCAGGGGGTGACCGGATCTTTGCCGAGGAAGGAACGATCACCGGCTCGATCGGCGTGGTCGGGATGAAGATGGTGATCGGCGGGGCGCTGGACAAGCTGGGGATCACGACCCATGCGACGCAGCGCGGTGCGCGTGCGGGGGCGATGTCGATGATGAAACCCTACAGCGAAGAGGAGACGAAGATGGTGCGCGACTCGATGCTGGAGGTGTATGGCACTTTCAAGAAGCGGATCGAGAACGGCCGCGGTCCGCGCCTAAAGGGCGAGCTGGAAGGCATGGCCGGCGGCCGGGTTTACACAGGCGCACGGGCGCTCGAACTGGGGCTGGTGGATGAGATCGGCGGCCTGGGCGAGGCGATTAGCTTTGCCGCGAAGGAAGCGAAGATCGATGCGAACTCCGCGAAGCTGGTGCCCGAGCCAAAGAGCGCGCTCGAGGGACTTTTCGCGAAGCCGGAGAAACCGCCGGAAGGCGAGATCGTTCGGATGGGCGTACACCGCTCGCCCGCTGCGGAAGCGGTGATGGCTACGCTGGGCGATGTGAAGCTTTCTACGCTGCCGAAGCCGCTGCGCGAGACGATGACGCGGGCGCTGGAACGTATCGAGGCTGCTTCGGATTCGACGATCCAGCTGATCGGTCCGGATCTGGAAGTGCGAATGAAGTGATGTGAGTTCAGGAGCTTGGCAGGGGAGCGGCGCGCTAACCCGCGCTGCCCTACCATTGATGCCATTGTCCTTGCCCTCGCCTGGCTGCCGGTCCATCCCTGCGTATGAAATTCTCCGCGGTGCTCTTCGATTTCGACGGCGTCCTGGTGGACACCGAGTGGGCCATTTATGAGGCCTGGTACCGAACCTTCCGCACGAACGGTCACCCTCTGCCACTGGAGATTTACACGCAGTGCATCGGCTCGGATTTCGATACCTGGTCGCCGAAGGTTCACCTCGAAGAGCTGACGGGGAAGAGCTTCGACTGGCACCAGCTGGACGAGGCGCGGCAGGTGGAGATCCGGCGTGATCTGGAGCAGGCTGGACCGATGCCGGGGGTGGTGAACCTCTTGGAAAAGCTGAAGGCGGCGGGCATCCCGGCAGCGGTGGTTTCCAGTTCCTCACACCAGTGGGTGGATGGCTGGCTGGAGAAGCTGGGGCTGATGTCTTATTTCAAGACGGTGGTGTGTCGCGGTGACGCGCCGCGGATCAAGCCGGCACCGGACCTGTGGCTGGAGGCGATCCGGAGACTGGAGCTGCCGGCCGGAGAGTGCCTAGCAATCGAGGATTCGCTGAATGGCGTGAAGTCCTCGAAGGCGGCGGGGCTGAACGTGTGGGCCGTGCCTAACCGGACGACGGCGTGCCTAGATTTCTCGCTGGCGGACCGGGTGTGCGCCTCGATCGAAGAGATCGAGGTTTGAGGGACAAAGATCCCGCATGAAGCGTCCCTACCGGACGCGATACTTGCCGCGGCTTTACCCGGACCTCCGTTCCGGGCTTTTATGAGCCGTCCCCTTGGGTGATGGAGGTGCCGAAAGCAAAAGAGAGCCGGGATGCGGCTCTCTCTCTGAAATCGGCTTGATTAGAGTCCCGAAGGGTGGCGCATCACGTGGCCCTTACCAGCACGGGTCTCCGGCTTCCAGCGGGGACCGCTGCGGCCGCCGGGGCCACCGGTATCGAGGCGGAGGCCGGCGACAGTCATGAAGACGTGGCCATTCCGGACATAGACGGTGATCCAATCGCCCTCGCCTTTCTTGCCGTAGTTGAAGTAGCCCTTGCTGGGCATGGAGCCCTTGATCAGGCCGGACTCGCGGAGGACGTAGGAGACGGTGCCGGAGCAGTCGTAACCGCTATCGTTCTGGCGGGCGTGGCCACCGCCCCACTTGTAGGGCTTGTTCTGGAGGCGATTGCCGGCGGCGATGGCGCGCTTTACCTCGAGAGGGGCCTTCTTCGGCGCGTAGGCGATGCCGTTCTTCAGCATGGCGGTGCGGCCGCTTTCAAAACGATAGGAAACAGGCTGTTTCGCCTTCACCTGGCCACCGCAGGAGCTAAGCCCCACGGCAACGGAGAGCAGAGACAGAAGTAGGAAAAGTCGTTTCACGGAGTGGACTTTAAGGATTTCTTAAATTTTTACAAAAAGTTTTTGCCCCTTGATGCTGAGGCCGTTCGCTTAGCCTTGGCTTGCTAGATCGTCGTAGCAGCCGAGGAAAAGCTCGCGGAGGTTGCCGCGGCAATTTGCGAGGCGTCGATCCAAATCGGGCTTAAAACGAGCGACCCACTCGGGAGCGGCGCGCGTTAGAAGCGCTGCAGCGAGCTGAGGATCAGGCTCCAAACGGCAGATGAGCGGCCAAGATCCCGGGGACCAGCGGGCGGCGATTTTTCCGGCGGCATGGCGGGAAGCGCGCCGGAGGAGCAGGCGTTCGCGCCAAGGGAGGTGCTGCTCGCCATCGATCA
This portion of the Luteolibacter luteus genome encodes:
- a CDS encoding HAD family hydrolase, whose product is MKFSAVLFDFDGVLVDTEWAIYEAWYRTFRTNGHPLPLEIYTQCIGSDFDTWSPKVHLEELTGKSFDWHQLDEARQVEIRRDLEQAGPMPGVVNLLEKLKAAGIPAAVVSSSSHQWVDGWLEKLGLMSYFKTVVCRGDAPRIKPAPDLWLEAIRRLELPAGECLAIEDSLNGVKSSKAAGLNVWAVPNRTTACLDFSLADRVCASIEEIEV
- a CDS encoding thioredoxin family protein gives rise to the protein MRAFLGLSLVAVLTAASCEKAKQLMAATARKDASAASSAPVPLTEIDAASYEPFTQTPGKLVVVVFVADWCGVSKEMEPVLAKTAGEFSSTAVVAKIDSERSKAFAASENVSDLPEIRFYRDGKMVQRELGQMEHEELRKAFRSHSQGLAPSTPPENSAAPAAPATPAISPMKKDWRPPGLERR
- a CDS encoding S49 family peptidase; translated protein: MYRALLPLLLAGSLHAAEEKKIVAIYDLEDELSESGRSKASLLGMDMEATRPLTLFDITRSLTKAAGDPEVKAVVLDADDAKLSLSQIEEIHRRLKEVRAAGKDVWVYSDSLSNATALLGAAANHFTLMPEGDVSFSGIYAESMYFKGLLDKAGVVADVIHIGDFKSFGEEFYRTGPSEFAQKQQEELIGGIYDQIVGRVAEGRKISPETVKGLIDKGTFTTKEAKDAGLVDELKHRTDFNAAVKAAYEGAKFDREYSLPDLDGPEITGLMDIFKLMFQDERSKAGKVDYVAVVALDSDISDETIAPVRNEILKLMKDPHAKALVLRVDSPGGSALSSEVLWEATDEWKATKRPFIVSMGGVAASGGYYVSAGGDRIFAEEGTITGSIGVVGMKMVIGGALDKLGITTHATQRGARAGAMSMMKPYSEEETKMVRDSMLEVYGTFKKRIENGRGPRLKGELEGMAGGRVYTGARALELGLVDEIGGLGEAISFAAKEAKIDANSAKLVPEPKSALEGLFAKPEKPPEGEIVRMGVHRSPAAEAVMATLGDVKLSTLPKPLRETMTRALERIEAASDSTIQLIGPDLEVRMK
- a CDS encoding transglutaminase domain-containing protein; protein product: MTQGPPRYLLGLAILFWAAITERVVPGLICALLIEGANWTRVRWAFGEKAALVAWRLAVLFLVMAMVLVLLQGGSRLTAMSRVFTWLPVIMFPLQFVQSYGTSRTLPLSTFSMMVRRRRAHALAHGLPYREVRFSFGYAYLCGILLACSLGENAGAPWFYPGLILIVFWAFVSMNWKSVGLATVVVLLLCALGGIGGQRGLTALYMYATTGNSSPDSDPTLNNARERNTSIGDMGKLKQSPEVVWRLIQEKGPLPRLLRVASYNTYSGTVWQAQIPRDRNTDAKDFEALPELGNPANPDDPEDSFQICPPGLPNQSVAIDPQLNRFKIRGVVPDRGGLFPLPANAASLHQFAFEELERNSFGTFKIKPSQPVSDARVLWGDEFATEAPPWESIVSEGKAYSRMGSIRAFDTKPSGRNRGWSVIHLSDAERNLLRDGKFQGRPWPWRSMIPSGRPKWRLVQPDLSIPPKEAKVLAEIVDELGLRDGSTIERIERLREYFLSNFRYSKYNSVPRDLEGLLRQNKRLRSVLRDEDRTLIATFLQYTRAGHCEFFATSAALLLRESGIPTRYVSGFAVVERNQETGETVIRGTHAHAWCRAWDEASQQWFDVDLTPPDWTGMETPRMSRFQGFQDAMQRLREDLLVWRDQPGHMAIITSILLTPVLIGLGFLGRNLWKSRQQLEATKRKKRGPVVLAETPLLSLEKAARKVLGERPPGLPLGSWLLQLSPRISSPELLAEAVRIHHGLRFDPQPGDPQAGSRLQSLVREIKNQLTKRP
- a CDS encoding NlpC/P60 family protein produces the protein MKRLFLLLSLLSVAVGLSSCGGQVKAKQPVSYRFESGRTAMLKNGIAYAPKKAPLEVKRAIAAGNRLQNKPYKWGGGHARQNDSGYDCSGTVSYVLRESGLIKGSMPSKGYFNYGKKGEGDWITVYVRNGHVFMTVAGLRLDTGGPGGRSGPRWKPETRAGKGHVMRHPSGL
- the carB gene encoding carbamoyl-phosphate synthase large subunit — protein: MPKDTSIHKILVIGSGPIVIGQGCEFDYSGVQACKALREEGYEVVLVNSNPATIMTDPEFAHRTYIEPITPEVVEKIIAREKPDALLPTLGGQTALNTSMSLFKSGVLDKHNVKMIGANADAIDKGEDRQRFKDAMLKIGLDVPQSGTAHTMEEGRAVAEQIAAYTGKNFPLIIRPAFTLGGQGGGIAYNREEFEEIVFRGLDLSPVSEVLIEESLLGWKEYEMEVMRDRADNCVVICSIENIDPMGVHTGDSITVAPIQTLTDREYQIMRDASFAVIREIGVETGGSNIQFAIDPVSGRMIVIEMNPRVSRSSALASKATGFPIAKIAAKLAVGYTLGELPNDITRETPASFEPTIDYVVTKVPRFTFEKFPTANQVLTTSMKSVGEAMSIGRTFKESMQKALRSLETGRWGFGFDKKDMHGASRDEIERKLAVPNAERIFWLQTAFVNGWTIDEVFEATAIDPWFLHHLKEIADEGKNLATLDLKDAKRLGFSDRQIAMARAHAPAIHDASIHGEKDQPAGAPPRAEPEGAVVDVPTEDTIRAERKARGIIPTYRLVDTCAAEFEAYTPYFYSTYGDENEARESDKKKIIILGGGPNRIGQGIEFDYCCVHAAFALKELGYETIMVNSNPETVSTDYDTSDKLFFEPLTLEDVLNICDQEKPDGVIVQFGGQTPLNLAADLKRHGVPIIGTSPESIELAEDRKHFSALLDKIGLKQAEAGTAVSEDEAAAIANRIGYPVLVRPSFVLGGRAMMIVYEEPELRRYMREAVDVSPDRPVLVDRFLEGATEVDVDCISDGTMAVVGAIMQHIEQAGIHSGDSACVIPAYSLSDAIKAEITRAAKELARELQVKGLMNIQFAVKDEQLYVIEVNPRASRTVPFVSKATGVPLAKYAAQIMVGKTLPELGFTETVIPPHFSVKEAVFPWNRFPGIDIVLGPEMRSTGEVMGIDPDWGMAYAKSQTSAFNPLPTSGNVFLSVSDRDKPEAMGIARELVDLGFQVYATGGTCDRLQAENIPCHRLYKLNEGRRPHVIDMMKNREISFIINTPSGHAAREDEVKIRSGAVANKVSHCTNLAAAVASVKAIRSLKEKELTVKSIQEYHA
- a CDS encoding DUF58 domain-containing protein, which encodes MKKTGPWSFLQRFQYRTYSLGTAFNFFLKRRIRPTGIGVLLVIVVSAGAAAGNPEASVYQSFALACSLSVVALLSLPFRRAKLEALRDLPAHATAGQELTYHISVRNLRKRSLRRFELIETPPDPRPSMAVYFGSREPGEEERNVFDRRLAWYRWNWLAESRLLFEGGRGVLVRRLKPGGFTKVAVTLTPLRRGVIRMNDLRVLLPDPLGLFQRCQKISAAASSLAVLPRRFPLPHFELPGSARFQPGGEAVAKHAGATGEFTGLRDYQPGDPLRLIHWATWARTGKPVVKELEDTFFPRHGLILDTFPDPVDADLFEDAVSVAASFVVAVDAKESLIDLMFIAGHERVITAGQGIARAETLLEVLAGVESSSEEDFESLARLVLRHGEDLAGCLCVFSGWSESRAKFLTRLNRAGIETSALIIVRDKHAAAPRCHFLRHAELEKDLMRLPRQL